A DNA window from Drosophila pseudoobscura strain MV-25-SWS-2005 chromosome 2, UCI_Dpse_MV25, whole genome shotgun sequence contains the following coding sequences:
- the nyo gene encoding uncharacterized protein nyo translates to MFLRRCTFLLLLCLIASDAASAARKTKRPVKPVKQTVPRTNVTPSPAAISASASASSVATSSSSNSGSSSTTESNSEVAAEAATIAAGSSGELPKPLVTPNEAQPEAKTDKSPAQLQEEECDPDMVGFEIITGYVLSAPSKMLDTLPGTLMLTDCLEACQSNESCSAVNYETGLCVLFKTTADKLPGSLSRSQFPVFTIYAQKSCLGVRPCSKAWCIDRVQGYRLPEHVKSSQTVLSRRDCLELCLGETEFTCRSANYYRHSGLCELSDMDRITLSAGGSVEPYDGADYLENNCAEEPSKLCEFKRISGKILKTVDSVYQDINTIDECRDLCLNSPYRCHSYDYNDTGDMVCRLSHHSRATLTDVMDPYLDVPEAATYELSACYNVSIECRSGEMITKIRTSKIFDGKVYAKGAPKSCAVNVNSSLEFDFRMGYNDLECNVRQSAYGRYMNDIVIQHHDMIVTSSDLGLAVSCQYDLTNKTVLNDVDLGVTGEIESSLSEEITIDSPNVIMKITSRDGSDMKRIAEVGDPLALRFEIVEQNSPYEIFVRELVAMDGSDSAEITLIDANGCPTDQYIMGTIQKLTHNRKVLLSQFDAFKFPSSEVVQFRALVTPCIPRCEPVICDTEDGASGELKSLVSYGRKKRSVLNGTDGAEFMVSTRHRRDVGPVDDNILLVQSIQITDKFGFQPEDGSSSTTTTTTNGNGNDSGSGPHEKAYAGVAQDKLTCLNGYGLIMAGALFLLAQLSIFGIWKTVQRRTHKERYLYQHEPTPTITYGAPTILYGPPPPSSASSAASHMGHSAKDTLSKLYDSGINGRYGQQY, encoded by the exons ATGTTTCTACGCCGCTGCacctttctgctgctgctctgcctaATTGCGAGTGACGCCGCCAGTGCCGCACGCAAAACAAAACGTCCTGTCAAGCCGGTCAAGCAGACCGTACCACGTACCAATGTGACGCCTTCGCCAGCGGCcatctctgcctctgcatccGCCTCATCCGtagccaccagcagcagcagcaacagtggcagTAGCTCCACCACGGAATCCAATAGCGAGGTGGCGGCGGAGGCTGCCACAATTGCAGCCGGCAGCAGCGGAGAGCTGCCCAAGCCCCTGGTGACGCCCAACGAGGCCCAACCCGAGGCCAAAACGGACAAATCCCCGGCccagctgcaggaggaggagtgtgATCCAGATATGGTTGGCTTCGAGATCATTACCGG GTATGTGCTATCGGCACCCTCGAAAATGCTGGACACTCTGCCGGGCACCCTGATGCTCACGGACTGTTTGGAGGCCTGCCAGAGCAATGAATCCTGCAGCGCTGTCAACTACGAAACCGGCTTATGTGTGCTGTTCAAGACCACGGCCGATAAATTGCCAG GTTCACTTTCGCGCTCGCAGTTTCCGGTTTTCACCATCTACGCACAGAAATCGTGTTTGGGCGTCCGTCCTTGCTCCAAGGCCTGGTGCATCGATCGCGTTCAAGGTTACCGCCTACCCGAACATGTCAAGTCTAGTCAGACGGTTCTCTCGCGGCGCGACTGCCTGGAGCTCTGCCTCGGGGAAACCGAATTCACATGCCG CTCGGCCAACTACTACCGCCACTCGGGTCTGTGCGAACTGTCCGATATGGATCGTATTACCCTCTCGGCCGGCGGCAGCGTAGAGCCCTACGATGGGGCCGACTATCTGGAGAACAACTGCGCGGAGGAGCCCAGCAAACTTTGCGAGTTCAAGCGCATCTCTGGCAAGATTCTGAAGACTGTCGACTCTGTCTATCAGGACATCAATACCATTGACGAGTGCCGTGATCTCTGCCTCAACTCCCCCTACAG ATGCCACTCTTATGATTATAACGATACTGGAGACATGGTCTGTCGCCTGTCGCATCACAGTCGCGCCACCCTGACCGACGTGATGGATCCCTATCTGGATGTGCCCGAGGCAGCCACCTACGAGCTCTCGGCCTGCTACAACGTGTCCATTGAGTGCCGTTCCGGGGAGATGATCACCAAGATTCGCACCTCCAAGATCTTCGACGGCAAGGTCTATGCCAAGGGAGCCCCCAAATCCTGCGCTGTGAATGTGAACAGCTCGCTGGAGTTTGATTTCCGCATGGGCTACAACGACCTCGAGTGCAATGTCCGCCAGAGTGCCTATGGGCGGTATATGAACGACATTGTCATCCAGCATCACGACATGATCGTCACATCCTCGGATCTGGGACTGGCAGTGTCCTGCCAGTACGACTTGACCAACAAGACGGTGCTGAACGATGTGGATCTGGGTGTGACAGGTGAAATTGAATCGTCGCTGAGCGAAGAGATCACCATTGACTCGCCGAATGTGATCATGAAGATCACCTCACGGGACGGCAGCGACATGAAGCGCATCGCCGAGGTGGGCGATCCCCTGGCCCTTCGCTTCGAGATCGTCGAACAGAACAGCCCGTACGAGATCTTCGTTAGGGAACTGGTGGCCATGGATGGTTCGGACAGTGCCGAGATAACGCTGATCGATGCTAATGGCTGCCCCACCGATCAATACATCATGGGCACCATCCAGAAGCTGACGCACAACCGCAAGGTGCTCCTCTCCCAGTTCGATGCCTTCAAGTTCCCCTCCAGCGAGGTGGTGCAGTTCCGCGCTCTGGTTACGCCCTGCATACCGCGCTGTGAGCCCGTCATTTGCGATACCGAGGATGGCGCCAGCGGTGAGCTCAAGTCTTTGGTCTCCTATGGCCGCAAGAAGCGCTCAGTGCTCAATGGCACCGATGGTG CCGAGTTCATGGTCAGCACACGCCACCGCCGGGATGTGGGCCCCGTTGATGATAACATACTGCTCGTGCAGTCCATACAAATCACAGACAAGTTCGGCTTCCAGCCAGAggacggcagcagcagcaccaccaccaccaccaccaatggcaatggcaatgacaGCGGATCTGGTCCCCACGAGAAGGCATATGCGGGCGTTGCCCAGGACAAGCTCACTTGTCTTAATGGCTATG GACTGATCATGGCTGGAGCGCTCTTCCTGCTGGCCCAGTTGAGCATCTTTGGCATCTGGAAGACCGTCCAGCGGCGCACACACAAGGAGCGATACCTGTACCAGCACGAGCCGACGCCCACCATCACCTACGGGGCGCCCACCATACTGTACGGACCCCCGCCGCCATCCTCCGCCTCGTCGGCCGCCTCCCACATGGGCCACAGCGCCAAGGACACGCTGAGCAAGCTCTACGACAGCGGCATCAACGGACGCTACGGACAGCAGTActag
- the Tsp97E gene encoding tetraspanin-31-A, whose protein sequence is MCGGFTCSKNALIALNILYVMIGFLLIGVGVYARAASIVTNLPIVGGILACGVILICISMLGLAGAVKHHQVMLFFYMIILFMLFLIQFSIASSCLAVNSEQQQQFAEQGWMTVPPELRQQVQESLHCCGFNATSSINLPTSPLAPTDEPSCELVNRKCCEQSNDVDCHCPACGPMLEDKIDYAFKLCGGLGIFFSFTEVLAVFLARRYRNQHDPCYLPARAVFPHNYLY, encoded by the exons ATGTGCGGAGGATTCACCTGCTCGAAGAATGCGCTCATAGCGCTCAACATTTTGTATGTG ATGATTGGTTTCCTGCTGATTGGCGTGGGGGTCTATGCGCGGGCCGCCTCCATTGTCACCAATCTGCCCATTGTGGGCGGCATCCTGGCTTGCGGCGTAATACTCATCTGCATCTCCATGCTGGGCCTCGCCGGCGCTGTGAAGCACCATCAAGTGATGCTCTTCTTT TACATGATCATCCTGTTTATGCTCTTCCTCATCCAGTTCTCCATTGCCAGCTCTTGCCTGGCCGTCAAttccgagcagcagcagcagtttgCCGAGCAGGGATGGATGACAGTGCCCCCAGAGTTGCGGCAACAGGTGCAGGAGAGCCTCCACTGCTGCGGCTTCAatgccaccagcagcatcaaccTCCCGACGTCTCCCCTGGCTCCGACAGACGAACCCTCTTGTGAGCTGGTGAATCGAAAGTGCTGCGAACAGTCGAACGATGTGGATTGTCATTGCCCCGCTTGTGGTCCCATGCTGGAGGACAAGATCGACTATGCGTTCAAGCTGTGCGGCGGTCTGGGCATCTTCTTCAGCTTCACCGAG GTCTTGGCCGTTTTTCTGGCACGTCGCTATCGCAATCAACACGATCCCTGCTATCTGCCTGCCCGCGCCGTATTTCCACACAACTATCTGTACTGA
- the LOC6896894 gene encoding probable proteasome subunit beta type-2, protein MDTILAIKGKDFVLISADTVVGKGLLVLGQGKSKIERLGDFAVIAAAGNGGDPQRFMSFIARHMALHRVQHNGQSPSVRSMAHFAGKQIYSSVNVNLNFKVSALIAGWDTRGGPQLHQIDEFGGLVSVPYSGQGLGLPVFNSIFQKDYSPDIDEPTAYHVLKKCVAAVHERVVLNMRNFEVFVMKENGITELEAINADSLKTALPSSL, encoded by the exons ATGGATACCATTTTGGCCATAAAGGGGAAGGATTTCGTCCTAATCTCCGCTGACACAGTGGTAGGCAAAGGCCTACTAGTGTTGGGTCAAG GCAAATCGAAGATAGAACGCCTCGGTGACTTTGCCGTGATTGCTGCCGCGGGCAATGGAGGAGACCCGCAACGTTTTATGAGCTTCATCGCGAGGCACATGGCTTTGCATAGAGTGCAACATAATGGACAAAGTCCGTCCGTGAGGAGCATGGCTCACTTTGCTGGCAAACAGATATATTCAAGTGTGAATGTGAATCTGAACTTTAAGGTCTCTGCACTGATTGCTGGTTGGGATACGCGGGGGGGACCTCAATTGCATCAAATCGACGAGTTCGGGGGCTTAGTGTCCGTTCCATATAGTGGCCAGGGTTTGGGACTGCCCGTATTCAACTCCATTTTCCAAAAAGACTATTCGCCAGACATTGATGAACCGACAGCCTACCACGTCTTGAAGAAATGCGTGGCAGCAGTCCATGAGCGTGTCGTTCTCAACATGCGCAACTTTGAGGTGTTCGTGATGAAGGAAAATGGCATCACCGAGCTGGAAGCTATCAATGCGGACTCTTTAAAGACGGCGCTGCCATCGAGTCTTTAA